A genomic window from Verrucomicrobiota bacterium includes:
- a CDS encoding prepilin-type N-terminal cleavage/methylation domain-containing protein yields the protein MQWREKGFSLVEVLASVLVLASASVAITAGWRLADYKELAMRLDDRAGRLLRECYEMQTFAPAESKPFKAAGTPNNQSLVQGFLYHPRAQPSDPAQDRGTYLDVVPYTISISPDGKSMELRYELPGFGRIRQQSMRRSAGFNPQPLDP from the coding sequence ATGCAATGGCGTGAAAAAGGCTTCTCGCTGGTGGAAGTGCTGGCCTCGGTGCTGGTGCTGGCGTCGGCTTCCGTGGCCATCACGGCCGGGTGGCGTTTGGCCGATTACAAGGAGTTGGCCATGCGCCTGGATGACCGCGCCGGACGCCTCCTCCGCGAGTGTTACGAGATGCAAACGTTCGCCCCGGCGGAGAGTAAGCCGTTCAAGGCCGCCGGTACTCCTAACAACCAGTCGCTGGTGCAGGGATTCCTTTACCATCCCCGGGCGCAGCCGAGCGACCCCGCACAGGATCGCGGCACTTACCTCGACGTGGTGCCTTACACCATTTCCATTAGCCCAGACGGAAAATCGATGGAACTTCGCTACGAGTTACCCGGCTTCGGCCGGATCCGTCAGCAAAGCATGCGCCGGTCCGCCGGCTTCAACCCGCAGCCGCTTGATCCTTGA
- a CDS encoding type II secretion system protein encodes MDHPRPTTAAPAAERAFTLVELLAALGAMVVVLGAATGFLLTALLRENAVLEAERLEAMHDDLAQIMVRTVKTAAAFQIYTDKSQYHPGRSENGVRTGNFLVCVRTDADGTQTESDFELSGQGIIYTKTVAAGTATTKTYANARIPAGSVNLFNTDLGMVQAAWEVQTRQDLVPFHVCAMPLVMR; translated from the coding sequence ATGGATCATCCGCGCCCCACTACCGCCGCTCCTGCTGCTGAACGTGCTTTCACGCTGGTAGAATTGTTAGCTGCCCTGGGAGCGATGGTCGTCGTTCTCGGGGCCGCAACCGGTTTCCTGCTGACCGCACTCCTCCGTGAAAACGCCGTGCTCGAGGCGGAGCGTCTCGAAGCGATGCACGACGATTTGGCCCAGATTATGGTCCGGACCGTCAAAACCGCGGCCGCGTTCCAGATCTATACGGACAAATCCCAATATCATCCGGGCCGGTCGGAGAACGGCGTGCGTACCGGTAACTTCCTGGTATGCGTGAGGACAGACGCGGACGGCACGCAGACCGAATCTGATTTCGAGTTGTCGGGCCAGGGGATCATTTACACAAAAACGGTCGCTGCCGGTACCGCGACGACCAAGACCTATGCGAACGCACGGATCCCGGCCGGGTCCGTCAACCTTTTTAACACAGACCTCGGGATGGTGCAGGCAGCCTGGGAGGTGCAAACCCGGCAGGATCTGGTCCCTTTCCACGTCTGCGCGATGCCCCTGGTCATGCGTTAA